In Podospora pseudopauciseta strain CBS 411.78 chromosome 2 map unlocalized CBS411.78m_2, whole genome shotgun sequence, the genomic stretch AGGTAGGCCAGCAAATCCAGCATGCTCAAAGTACACAGTAACCTTGCCTGTAGCCTGATCCCGCCGTCGATTTCCGGCTTGTTTACTGATGTTATGAAGAGATGACGCAGACGCCATGCATTGGTATATGTGTACAAAATGTAGTAACCTCCAAAAACAATCACTCCTCATCGCTGCTATCCACAATAAACCCTGCTCTAACCCTCGGTCGCACTCGTACTGGCGCAGCGACCGGCATGTCGTCATCGGTatcttcctcgccaccacccttgtcttcatcaccaacaccttTTTCACTTGTCTGAGTAGCAGATTGCATCtcttcatccccatcatcgtcaaccgGCTTCTTGCTCGGCTTCCTCTTTTTGGCAGCTCTCTTAGCCGGCGCCGGCGAGGCTGCTGAAGATGATCGCTCACTTTCATCATCCGCCGTattctcctcgtcatcatcatccctaTCCATATCAACGTCCTCATCGTCTCCCAAATCAGCAGCATCCGACTTTCTCTTGCCGCCCCTCTTGGCGGCCTTCTTCGGTTTTggcctctccaccaccgcatcctcgtcatcctcctcactaTCATCCCCGTCCAACAACCTCTCCCAAGCACTCTTCTCCACTCCCGtcggcttctccttctccttttccttggcCGGCCCCCCATATGCCGCCCTCGTCTtctgcctcctctcctcctccctcgcaaAAAACTCCTTatccgcctcctcatccgactCATCATCGCTCGCCCTCACATACATCTCACTCTTGATCTTCCTCAACTTCTCCAGCTGCTTcagcttcctcgccttcaccctcgccaccgcctcctcatcatcaatctccctcacctcctccacctcctccccatcactaTTtatcgtcatcctcttcctcctcaacttcttCGGCCTATCGCCCGTAGGGTTGATCGACTTCAACCGGCCCGCAGCAAAAAGCGgctcttccccatcatccaaaatatcatcatcatccccatcatcaaacgtcgccctcttcctcggcgcaGCTTTTGTCCCAGCAGATTTTCTGCGGAGTTGATCCTCCGCCAGCTCCCCAGCCTCAAAAGTAGGGGGCTCAAACTCCGCCTTATTGATCATGTTCAGATTTTCCTTTAGATCATACGCGCTCATCCTCCCGGGAACGATCCAGACCGAATCCGGAGTCTCATCCAACGTCGGCGCTAACCTCTCAAATCCAACTAGCTTCATCAACAGCCTCAAATGCGGGTTCTTGAACATTGCCGTTCGGCACTTGTCATTGGATGGGTGTATCACTACAAGGCGGGTTGTCATGTTAGCGCGCACGGACCAAAGGTAAACAATCGCACAAGGCTCTGTGTTCAGGGGAAAACTCACCAGTATACGGCGCCTCaggcaacaaccccaccaccacctcaccatccGTTGTCGCCCCCGACTGCCTCGCCTCCtgttccccctcccacccccttctttcACTTTCCGCCTCCGCCAAAGTCTTCTTCACCCACTCCAACCACTCCGTCTGGTTCCTATCCAGcaacacccccaccacaaTCGCAATCtgcgcctccttctccagcatcTTGTCTTTAAACTCCAACTCTGCCCCCGGCCGGGGGTTTGTCGACACCGAGCTCGTCTGCCTCTCGTAGCCGTACTCAAGGTAAAACGCCGTTTGCTTTTCTTTGCTGAACAACAACTCGACAAACAACGCCGGTCGCTCTTCTAGCTTCTTGGTGCATTTCCTCAAAATCTGCTTCACCAGCTCTTCCCACTCTTTGTAGACCGACTTCCCGACAGTGGAAGAATCAAGTGGCTGAGGGCCCTTGATCATGTTGTAAAACAGGGAGATGATGTCAAGCCTGAAGAGCATAGTCCCCATCTCATGCTTAAACGCCACCCGATAAAAATATCGATGCGCACGCTTGAGTTGTTCGGGAGAGAGGTCCTGGTAAAAGTGGGTGAACTTGACAAATGTGTCAACCACGCCCTGGGGTAGAAATCTCGTGGCGAACTGGGCAAAGTTGAATTTGCGCTCTTGGGAGGTATGCTCCGCCTTGCGGGCATcggcttcgtcgtcgtcatccgaGACGGGGTTGACGAggtcttcgtcttcttccgcGTCCGAGTTGGTCCCCCCAGCGGCGACAGCCTCGGCCTGTTtggctttcttcttcttgcgggTTCGTCGCCGGGAGCGGACTTGCATGTCGACGTTTTGCTTGGAGTAGGCTTCCAAGATGCGAAGGAACGTGTGGGTGAGTTCGGTGCAGGCGTCGAGGTACTCGAAGCCTTGGTCTTTGAAGGTGCGTGCGACGCTGGCGATGGTATCGTGGGTTTTTTCTTCGTAGaagaggttgctgaggaggttgtcggcgatttcttcgtcttcttcgttgCCGCTGTCGGTCATCTCCTGGATGGTGAGCAGTATCTGGGTAAAACAACGCATGACGGTCGTCAGCTGCGGCCAATTTTTGTCCGTGTAGGCGCGATCGAGGTATCtgttgagggtgatgatcATCTCGGGCTGCAGAACACCGGCGACAAGGTTGAAGGTATTGACATCATCTTCAGCTGCTGGTTGGGCAGGCTTCTTTTGATCTTTGTTGGCTTGTTGGCGTACTCGTTCAGCTTCCAAGAACCATGATACCAGGTAGAAGAACTGAGCCTTGTGGCTTTCAAGAACGTGGCCCGCTTCTCGATCGATCGATcgctggaggtggaggaataGGGGGTTGAAGCCAGAGTCGAGGAAGTCAGAGACAAAATCCTTGAGCTGTTGACGGGCGCGttcgtcgaggttgacagGTGGACCTAGCTCCTTGTCCGCTTCGTCTTTCCTTGCTCGTCTTGGTGCCTTGAAGGTTTTGGAGCCGTCCATCTTCCGTTCTCGCGCAGCAGGGTCGAGTAATGCGTCTTGACCAGAAACTGTGACTGTTCTCCCATtttccctcttcacccaAATCATGGTGCCAAACCTACTATGCCTTGATGGCCCCTTCTTGTTGTAAGACCTCAGCATAGCTGCCTCCTTGTTCATGGCGGCCGTCAGCTCGTCCGTCTTGATCTTGTTCAGCTGCTTTTCGCTGACAAAAAGCTTGCTCGAGTCCACCCTCTTGAGCAAGTGGAATAATATCTCCAGGATAATGACGTCCTCCGTCCGGAAGTCCTCGCCCATGTTCGATGCGATTGTCAAGATGGCAAGGAACACATCTTGGAACGAGAAGGCATCAATCAGCGCTGACCTCGAAATCTGGGATTCGTCCCCCTCGTAGTTGATCCCTGAAGGCGGGCTAATCATGGCGATATTCCGCAGGAAGTATAGAATCAACTTGATGATACCCTGATCTCTCGCTGTTCTGTCACCAATCGGCAAAGCCATACTCGGCAGCGCTACCCTGATCGCCGTATTCAAAATCTGCGCCGCATCAAAGTTGATAATCGCCCTCTTGTAATTCAGCTGCGCCAACTGCAACACTGGCAGATGTCTGTGGTGGTTGACCGTCATGGTCTCGGGGTCCTTCTCGATGGGCCAGGTAAGCGGTACCATAAGCTCGTAGCACGCCAACGCAACCTTTGACCTGTATTTGCTATCATTGTCGCTTGGCGGCCATAAAGCAAGAATCTGGAGGAGATCGGTGCAGACAATATTCGCTTCGGCGAGGCATCGCGCAACGTCCATGCGGTTCGTCTTCTCATCGTAGAATCGAATCCATTTCTTCAGATCGCGCAGGACTTCGAGGGCGTCGTCGCCGAGTTTATacttgtcgtcgtcgctgtctACACTGTAACCACCCAGCTATTCCAACTGTCAGCCAACTTGTGTCAAGGATCGCTGGCGAGAAAGCCTACCGCAGAAACAAGACTGTTGATGTGCGCCCGCACCTCGGGGTGCACAGTGTCGTTGGGGATCTCGTTGTCCTCCATGTCGGAGTATTATTCTCGAATGTCGTTTATACCAGCATACGGTCTTCGTCTATCACGATACTAACTCGAATTCGTCGTCGTGGTATCTTGTTTGCTGTGGCTTGGCGCTCGTGGGCATGAAAACGCGATGCTCAAACCCATTAAAATCAGACGCGACTGACCGCGTCTGCCCAACTAAAACAGACACAGTGCGCTCACAGTGTGTGTCTTGGAGCTCGCACTATCCTGGACAGGGCACATGGCAGAGAGTCGGCCGAAAGCAGCAATCGGTCCGGGGGTGGTCCTTGGATTTACCGAGGCTAGCCGACGTCACTCAGTCCGTTGCATTCACAAGAGAGCTTCATTCTCATTTTCACTCTTTTTTCCATTGTGTTTGTGTATTTCAGGTAAAAACGGCTTCTATCATGTCTGCTAGACAAGTGCTCCGTCTGGGCAACCGCCTCAGCGTTCGGTCTTACTCATCTGCTGTCAAGCATGAGGGTGCCCGCGATGTCAAGCGTCTCGGTGTTATCGGCGCGGGGCAGATGGTGAGCTTCCTCTTCATGAGATGAACATAGCAATTGTAGCTGACATGAGATGAACAGGGTCTCGGTATTGCCCTTGTGGCTGCCATGAAGGCCCAAGTCCCAGTTACCCTCGTCGACTCCAGCCAGAAGTCTTTGGATA encodes the following:
- the TOF1 gene encoding Topoisomerase 1-associated factor 1 (BUSCO:EOG09260H81; COG:L; EggNog:ENOG503NW6F), giving the protein MEDNEIPNDTVHPEVRAHINSLVSALGGYSVDSDDDKYKLGDDALEVLRDLKKWIRFYDEKTNRMDVARCLAEANIVCTDLLQILALWPPSDNDSKYRSKVALACYELMVPLTWPIEKDPETMTVNHHRHLPVLQLAQLNYKRAIINFDAAQILNTAIRVALPSMALPIGDRTARDQGIIKLILYFLRNIAMISPPSGINYEGDESQISRSALIDAFSFQDVFLAILTIASNMGEDFRTEDVIILEILFHLLKRVDSSKLFVSEKQLNKIKTDELTAAMNKEAAMLRSYNKKGPSRHSRFGTMIWVKRENGRTVTVSGQDALLDPAARERKMDGSKTFKAPRRARKDEADKELGPPVNLDERARQQLKDFVSDFLDSGFNPLFLHLQRSIDREAGHVLESHKAQFFYLVSWFLEAERVRQQANKDQKKPAQPAAEDDVNTFNLVAGVLQPEMIITLNRYLDRAYTDKNWPQLTTVMRCFTQILLTIQEMTDSGNEEDEEIADNLLSNLFYEEKTHDTIASVARTFKDQGFEYLDACTELTHTFLRILEAYSKQNVDMQVRSRRRTRKKKKAKQAEAVAAGGTNSDAEEDEDLVNPVSDDDDEADARKAEHTSQERKFNFAQFATRFLPQGVVDTFVKFTHFYQDLSPEQLKRAHRYFYRVAFKHEMGTMLFRLDIISLFYNMIKGPQPLDSSTVGKSVYKEWEELVKQILRKCTKKLEERPALFVELLFSKEKQTAFYLEYGYERQTSSVSTNPRPGAELEFKDKMLEKEAQIAIVVGVLLDRNQTEWLEWVKKTLAEAESERRGWEGEQEARQSGATTDGEVVVGLLPEAPYTVIHPSNDKCRTAMFKNPHLRLLMKLVGFERLAPTLDETPDSVWIVPGRMSAYDLKENLNMINKAEFEPPTFEAGELAEDQLRRKSAGTKAAPRKRATFDDGDDDDILDDGEEPLFAAGRLKSINPTGDRPKKLRRKRMTINSDGEEVEEVREIDDEEAVARVKARKLKQLEKLRKIKSEMYVRASDDESDEEADKEFFAREEERRQKTRAAYGGPAKEKEKEKPTGVEKSAWERLLDGDDSEEDDEDAVVERPKPKKAAKRGGKRKSDAADLGDDEDVDMDRDDDDEENTADDESERSSSAASPAPAKRAAKKRKPSKKPVDDDGDEEMQSATQTSEKGVGDEDKGGGEEDTDDDMPVAAPVRVRPRVRAGFIVDSSDEE